In Aeromicrobium wangtongii, the DNA window TGGTGACCCGCTCGGCACCGGCACGGGTGGCCCCGGCTACACGTTCGAGGACGAGTTCCACCCCGACCTGCGCTTCGACAAGCCCTACCTGCTGGCGATGGCCAACGCCGGACCGGGCACCAACGGATCGCAGTTCTTCATCACCCTGGTGCCGACCGACTGGCTCAACCGCAAGCACACCATCTTCGGTGAGGTCGCCGACGACGCCAGCAAGGCCGTCGTCGACACGATCGGCAAGGTCGCGACCGATGGCTTCGACCGTCCCACCAAGCCCGTCGTGATCGAGAAGCTCACCATCGAGCGCACCGAGAGCTAGTCGGTGAACCTCCCGGCGGAGGCCTATCGCTGCTACCGCCACCCGGACCGTGAGGCCTACATCA includes these proteins:
- a CDS encoding peptidylprolyl isomerase translates to MGRWAQRTERNTPVASQLTATFSTNYGDIVVNLFPDHAPKTVENFVGLAEGTKEFVDPSTGQVATKPFYDGLVFHRVIANFMLQGGDPLGTGTGGPGYTFEDEFHPDLRFDKPYLLAMANAGPGTNGSQFFITLVPTDWLNRKHTIFGEVADDASKAVVDTIGKVATDGFDRPTKPVVIEKLTIERTES